One segment of Babesia bigemina genome assembly Bbig001, chromosome : II DNA contains the following:
- a CDS encoding elongation factor Tu GTP binding domain containing protein, putative: MALSRARGILSRQGTPRLDSGAVDLKDYLRKPKEFPETPGHTGSSKSALYRSIKKFVVFPQGKGGQATAALVGPAAARNALSAIKPASRVSEKTRRTVNLTALNSAKASSNASLAAALRHGSNAPCTGHQNADPATKCGAASHSDAQYAVDEEVEYQLLRYEGVDPQLMSSVKEVRELLLSDASAFGAAAPHAIQPPVANSKHYMISPAHMSFLLHRIKALTGRDTCSKEELLQRVLSFLETGSIETAGDTGATWSYKASNRTLISDKSLDDDLQSLLSSIQSRASAASSQPPASAAAAESSATNANHSAPRDTTNSAYRADASDSKICAQLAQLDYSRAAERSGSNRKAVTSNQVTVQRLTADTIASYLNVDANKIISLVEELDCDPAHLSVDEASFIVEELGIPFRVDFAESREGVTISRATKMEVKRSLVVTIMGHVDHGKTTLLDTLQRSNIAAGESGRITQKLGAFKIQLERGPLVFVDTPGHAAFGRMRDRGVRCADVVILVVAADDGVMPQTREAIELIRRNDLPYVVAVNKIDIDAGLHVRGMLEDCGLDLSDVPVVYISAKSGKNVDELAGALFDLGERLNLTVDASMPGAAYVFETERHPTWGDCLRTIVRSGVLREGDWLVCGESYGKVKRMFDPNGRPVKQAFPSDIVQVSWPYSTPCAGLFVQQRESQAKAQKLAALAKRRSANASHRLTAAPSAGTATTAAPTVVGDGGRRPTKGERLDAKPIPELCVVLRCGDQGGLDAVLEWIAEFNERKRADCDVSHLKDRGYVETHTTDVTPLLSSWNPIRVVSSNVGAFNRSDSQFVEAGNVAFLGFSTPPPKGIPVPELTRTHNVVYELFNDIERMFDFYFGPTYVLKQEASMSVTQVGSISLKGVGKRQAVGTSVLSGTVRQGNLCMLIREGKVLARELAIASMQSSRKNATELLKGDNNNCLVFRNCDTEAKLGDEIVSYTKEPLPPLFGVVSESILQ, translated from the exons ATGGCGCTCAGCAGAGCCCGGGGTATCCTGAGCAGGCAGGGCACTCCGCGTTTGGACAGCGGCGCTGTGGACTTGAAAGACTATCTTAGGAAGCCCAAAGAGTTCCCCGAGACCCCAGGGCACACCGGAAGCTCGAAAAGTGCTCTATATCGCAGCATAAAGAAGTTTGTGGTGTTTCCCCAAGGCAAAGGTGGCCAAGCAACGGCTGCGTTAGTCGGCCCGGCCGCGGCACGCAACGCGTTGAGTGCGATAAAACCTGCATCCCGCGTGTCGGAAAAAACGCGCCGGACCGTTAATTTGACCGCCTTGAACTCGGCAAAGGCGTCGTCAAACGCGTCACTGGCTGCGGCGTTGCGGCATGGCAGCAACGCTCCATGCACCGGCCACCAAAACGCAGACCCAGCAACTAAATGCGGTGCTGCCAGCCACTCCGACGCGCAATACGCAGTGGACGAGGAAGTGGAATACCAACTGCTGAGATATGAGGGTGTGGATCCACAGCTGATGTCGTCCGTGAAGGAGGTGCgtgagctgctgctgtcaGACGCCTCGGCGTTTGGCGCCGCCGCTCCACATGCGATCCAACCGCCGGTTGCGAACAGCAAGCACTACATGATAAGTCCCGCGCACATGTCGTTTCTGCTGCATCGGATCAAAGCGTTGACCGGCCGGGACACGTGCAGCAAagaggagctgctgcagcgcgtgCTGTCGTTTTTGGAAACCGGCAGCATCGAAACTGCGGGGGATACCGGCGCCACGTGGAGCTACAAAGCGTCAAACAGAACGCTGATATCCGACAAGTCGCTGGATGATGACCTCCAGAGCCTGCTCAGCTCCATCCAGTCCAGGGCGTCAGCGGCCTCGTCGCAGCCACCTGCttccgctgcagctgccgaGTCATCAGCCACAAACGCCAACCACAGCGCCCCCCGTGATACCACAAACAGTGCATATCGTGCTGATGCTTCAGATTCAAAAATTTGTGCCCAACTGGCCCAGCTGGACTACTCCCGGGCTGCAGAGCGCTCCGGCAGCAACCGGAAAGCGGTGACTAGCAACCAGGTTACCGTGCAACGTCTCACCGCCGACACCATCGCCTCATATCTCAATGTAGATGCAAACAAG ATCATTTCACTCGTGGAGGAGCTGGATTGCGACCCCGCCCATCTGAGCGTTGACGAGGCCAGCTTCATCGTTGAGGAGCTCGGGATCCCGTTTCGAGTCGACTTCGCGGAATCGCGCGAGGGCGTCACCATCTCGCGCGCCACCAAGATGGAGGTCAAGCGCTCCCTGGTGGTGACCATAATGGGCCACGTCGACCACGGGAAGACCACTTTGCTGGACACCCTGCAGAGGTCTAATATCGCCGCTGGGGAGTCCGGCCGTATCACGCAGAAGCTGGGGGCGTTCAAAATCCAGCTGGAGCGCGGTCCTCTGGTGTTCGTCGACACCCCCGGCCACGCTGCGTTCGGGCGTATGCGCGACCGTGGCGTGCGCTGCGCCGACGTGGTGATCCTCGTCGTGGCGGCCGACGACGGGGTGATGCCGCAGACGCGGGAGGCCATCGAGCTCATCCGGCGCAACGATCTGCCGTACGTGGTCGCTGTGAACAAAATCGACATCGACGCGGGCTTGCACGTGCGCGGTATGCTGGAGGATTGCGGGCTCGACCTGTCAGACGTGCCCGTAGTGTACATTTCTGCCAAATCcggcaagaacgtggaCGAGCTCGCCGGGGCCCTGTTTGACTTGGGTGAGCGTTTGAATCTGACGGTCGACGCGTCCATGCCAGGCGCTGCGTACGTCTTCGAGACCGAACGCCACCCGACTTGGGGTGATTGCCTGCGGACGATCGTGAGGAGCGGCGTGCTGCGCGAGGGCGACTGGCTGGTCTGCGGCGAGTCCTACGGCAAGGTCAAGCGGATGTTCGACCCGAACGGGCGCCCTGTCAAGCAGGCGTTTCCGTCGGACATAGTGCAGGTAAGCTGGCCGTACAGCACGCCGTGCGCGGGTTTgttcgtgcagcagcgcgagtCCCAGGCCAAGGCCCAGAAGCTCGCGGCATTGGCGAAACGCAGGTCGGCAAATGCCAGCCACCGCTTGACCGCAGCTCCGTCAGCGGGTACAGCCACCACAGCCGCACCCACCGTCGTGGGCGATGGTGGGCGTAGGCCGACGAAGGGCGAAAGGTTAGACGCCAAACCGATCCCGGAGCTCTGCGtcgtgctgcgctgcggcGACCAGGGCGGGTTGGACGCTGTGCTGGAGTGGATCGCGGAGTTCAACGAGCGCAAGCGCGCTGACTGTGACGTCAGCCACCTGAAAGATCGCGGCTATGTTGAAACCCACACTACCGACGTGACGCCGCTATTGTCGTCGTGGAACCCAATTCGCGTCGTCTCCAGCAACGTCGGCGCTTTCAACCGCAGCGACTCGCAGTTCGTGGAGGCGGGCAACGTGGCGTTCCTGGGGTTCTCCACTCCGCCGCCCAAGGGAATACCGGTGCCCGAGCTGACGCGCACCCACAACGTCGTGTACGAGCTGTTCAACGACATTGAGCGCATGTTCGACTTTTATTTCGGGCCCACGTACGTGTTGAAGCAGGAGGCCAGCATGAGCGTGACCCAGGTGGGCAGCATCAGCCTGAAGGGCGTGGGCAAACGGCAGGCCGTGGGCACCAGCGTGCTGTCGGGTACGGTGCGCCAGGGCAACCTGTGCATGCTGATTCGCGAAGGCAAGGTCCTTGCGCGTGAGCTTGCCATCGCGTCGATGCAGTCCTCgcgcaaaaacgccacCGAGCTGCTGAAGGGCGACAACAACAACTGCCTGGTCTTCCGCAACTGCGACACGGAGGCCAAGCTGGGTGACGAGATCGTCTCGTACACCAAGGAGCCCCTGCCTCCTCTGTTCGGCGTGGTGTCCGAAAGCATTCTACAGTGA
- a CDS encoding DEAD/DEAH box helicase and helicase conserved C-terminal domain containing protein, putative, producing MKSDSAGASAKKKAAGGTGAFGLLGLNKTLCYALEHRLRYKQPSAIQRKTIPAVLQGRDIVCIARTGSGKTVAYLAPIVQMLESHSRTVGLRCLVLLPSRELALQVASVLKKFINFSKQADALRSATLIGGEALESQFGALTFNPDIAVATPGRLSQHIVEKSIELNLLSHFIIDEADKLFEMGFLPDVYRIFSMLPEKRQTVLASATLPSEITDFVKFGLRNPVVAQVDKDMQINEQLELRFIYTRTEDKIAVLVKLLRFSEENERTIVFVATKHHVEFFRALLAATGLTVSAVYGAMDMTARSQQMSLFRSCKTKVLIVTDLAARGLDLPMVDCVVNFDFPHSSKLFIHRVGRTARAGRQGTALSLVTPYDFAFCFEILTVIGRKLLVSKEPVVGNDTCIIGTVGDISVTMEKVASILQSDAEVESLKKSMDASYNLYYKTRPKPSKSAVDQSQGHLEALGGLNVVANTVHPSYAGVKSHGASAGAESGASTNDGPAEDDQEQGVSDPKQDADAASKNEILEFLHGFRPSSAKTTIVTTLPASSIATMERAKHYSRQFKKLDSSVPLPVDTSTDFEAVAIPRGHDVAPKQDFLVPSAASTAAQDELRLPNITLNITPDSEELMQKSRFQRKQHWDPKKKKFVQVTVDSITKRVIKDESGQKARGTVENKDLLKKWMKTTRKRIQKVGEQEEAPQRKKTANVVKFDDDDESGGDSDGDGDGKPNYDELIRMFPKHAATLESAKMKRPLTHKQKRTLKRLTTKPDFEKMRPETKGKKSAKGKKRTRLSQQEFRKKVERKIASKGAPRRSKLIVRKKRR from the coding sequence ATGAAATCGGATTCGGCAGGTGCGTCGGCCAAGAAGAAGGCTGCCGGCGGCACCGGCGCGTTCGGATTGCTCGGCCTCAACAAGACGCTCTGCTACGCGCTAGAGCACAGACTCAGGTACAAGCAGCCGTCCGCCATACAGCGGAAAACCATACCCGCCGTGCTCCAGGGGCGCGACATCGTATGTATAGCGCGCACTGGCTCAGGGAAGACGGTGGCGTACCTGGCGCCGATTGTACAGATGCTAGAGTCACACTCCAGGACTGTGGGACTGCGGTGCCTGGTGCTGCTGCCCAGCCGCGAGCTCGCGCTCCAGGTGGCCTCGGTCCTGAAGAAGTTCATCAACTTCTCGAAGCAGGCGGATgctctgcgcagcgccacgCTGATTGGCGGAGAGGCCCTGGAGAGCCAGTTCGGCGCGCTGACATTCAACCCCGACATCGCAGTAGCAACACCGGGACGACTATCGCAGCATATCGTGGAGAAGAGCATCGAGCTCAACCTCTTATCGCATTTCATCATAGACGAAGCGGACAAGCTGTTCGAGATGGGATTCCTGCCGGACGTGTACCGCATATTCTCGATGCTGCCGGAGAAAAGGCAGACCGTGCTGGCGAGCGCGACGCTCCCGTCCGAGATCACGGACTTCGTAAAGTTCGGCCTGAGGAACCCGGTGGTGGCACAGGTCGACAAGGACATGCAGATCAacgagcagctggagcTAAGATTCATCTACACAAGGACGGAGGACAAAATAGCCGTGCTCGTCAAGCTGCTGCGCTTCAGCGAAGAGAACGAGCGGACAATCGTGTTCGTGGCCACAAAGCACCACGTGGAGTTCTTCCGCGCGCTGCTGGCGGCCACGGGCCTCACTGTCTCCGCGGTGTACGGCGCCATGGACATGACTGCACGGTCGCAGCAAATGTCGCTGTTCAGGTCGTGCaagaccaaggtgctgataGTCACGGATTTGGCGGCGCGTGGGCTGGATTTGCCCATGGTGGATTGCGTCGTGAATTTCGACTTCCCGCACTCATCCAAGCTGTTCATACACAGGGTGGGGCGCACGGCCAGAGCTGGGCGGCAAGGCACGGCGCTGTCGCTCGTGACGCCGTACGACTTCGCCTTCTGCTTCGAGATACTCACGGTGATAGGGCGGAAGCTCCTTGTGTCCAAGGAGCCGGTTGTCGGAAACGACACATGCATCATCGGCACGGTGGGCGACATAAGCGTGACGATGGAAAAGGTGGCATCGATCCTCCAGAGTGACGCGGAGGTAGAGAGTCTGAAGAAGTCGATGGACGCGTCGTATAACCTGTACTATAAAACACGTCCGAAGCCGTCCAAGAGTGCTGTCGACCAATCGCAGGGGCACTTGGAGGCACTCGGCGGGCTCAATGTGGTCGCGAACACCGTGCACCCGTCGTATGCTGGCGTCAAAAGTCACGGCGCGTCGGCAGGTGCGGAGTCAGGGGCGTCGACCAACGATGGTCCCGCTGAGGACGACCAGGAACAGGGGGTATCCGACCCAAAGCAAGATGCGGACGCCGCCTCCAAGAACGAGATCCTGGAGTTCCTGCATGGGTTCAGGCCGTCGTCGGCGAAGACCACCATCGTGACCACGCTGCCGGCCAGTTCCATCGCCACCATGGAACGCGCTAAGCACTACTCGAGgcagttcaagaagctggaCTCAAGCGTACCCCTACCGGTGGACACCTCGACTGACTTCGAGGCCGTCGCGATCCCGCGAGGGCACGACGTCGCTCCGAAGCAGGACTTCCTAGTACCCTCCGCCGCCAGTACCGCCGCGCAGGACGAGCTCCGGCTCCCCAACATAACACTCAACATCACACCAGATTCCGAGGAGCTCATGCAGAAATCGAGGTTCCAGCGCAAGCAGCACTGGGACccgaagaagaagaagttCGTGCAGGTCACCGTCGACTCCATCACCAAACGCGTTATCAAGGACGAGAGCGGGCAGAAGGCCCGTGGCACCGTCGAGAACAAGGACCTCCTGAAGAAGTGGATGAAGACCACACGGAAGCGCATCCAGAAGGTTGGCGAGCAGGAGGAGGCGCCGCAACGCAAAAAGACAGCCAACGTCGTCAAgttcgacgacgacgacgagtcAGGCGGCGACAGCGACGGCGACGGCGATGGCAAGCCGAACTACGACGAGCTTATCCGCATGTTCCCCAAGCACGCGGCGACGTTGGAGTCGGCCAAGATGAAGAGGCCGCTGACGCACAAGCAGAAGCGTACCCTCAAGAGGCTTACCACCAAGCCCGACTTCGAAAAGATGCGCCCTGAAACCAAGGGCAAAAAGTCAGCCAAGGGGAAGAAGCGGACCAGGCTCAGCCAGCAGGAGTTCCGCAAGAAGGTGGAGCGCAAGATCGCGTCAAAGGGTGCGCCGCGACGCAGCAAGCTGATAGTTCGCAAGAAGCGGCGGTGA
- a CDS encoding tetratricopeptide repeat domain containing protein, putative, translating into MATVGLDLGGFSSKVCVSWPGNDSIELHVNRLSNRETPTIVAYDKRIRCVFERGRLTGCRLYGEEADLRSTSLFNSSLCLLPYTVNLSEEPVLSLINARRYLFSLPVDEASTDLAFTVTFDDQQCAVQPRDVFAFFVNRLLDTVRKQLGVADPRANDQIQLSVPVPQYFTQDQHVAIYRALAAWGFGRIRLYKQSECLLRRWCDSHLPDVFTEFTSSTGQPKMHVAFLDVGFCHCTFFVAEVTKGDELEYRIVAEESNDAVGTYQMVEQLANFVCGSIKDKHGVDLQPPSRQAFNVYKACAKALKELSVVADVKIDCERVLADGDDFSTVLTRVDFEDMCDPLKGTLQGMMDRVLAHVEPGSLLAIETIGGGSRVPFVRLLATEAAKSLGATQVVRMSLDSTSATASGAVCLARADAPSLLEVAGAAVALEESEAKAALARDDVFSVVESEEFRKRSVLNEVDQYIIKTRNDARGAFSQQLQLDEVEPFLSALDDFALSAASDKGVSASACESQLNACRDKVRERCPAYVQALEEAEKAKAAEIERSAMAPDFSSVSEVNMDVTLPKATCLKRAAKNRLEGNALFSGGNIEMAAQHYVKALQYCSKVSGPDDEERAELDSLKLASNLNLAMCYIKMGTEASYRKAVSCCSQALELSPDNTKAIYRRAFAYDKLNELDNALADARLGVSKFPDAADLKQLLAVLEKKAKLQEDRVKKRDYSYLLKADRLARRLKAALFFAHTAARSQKARASAEDAGHASAGGTAVLRRWLPEPAGDLEAVVRTAYYCQTQLEQLHGEKDLNRKAEALKDTLKLLDSV; encoded by the exons ATGGCGACCGTCGGCCTCGATTTGGGCGGCTTCTCCAGCAAGGTGTGCGTGTCGTGGCCCGGCAACGATTCCATCGAGCTGCACGTGAACCGGCTGTCGAATCGCGAGACTCCGACGATAGTCGCGTACGACAAGCGCATTAGGTGCGTTTTTGAGCGTGGAAGGCTGACCGGCTGCAGGCTTTACGGTGAGGAGGCCGACCTGAGGAGCACCAGCCTCTTCAACTCGTCCTTGTGC ctgctgccttACACCGTCAATCTGTCCGAGGAACCGGTGCTGAGCCTGATCAACGCTCGCCGTTACCTCTTCTCGCTTCCCGTGGATGAGGCCTCTACGGACCTTGCCTTTACTGTGACCTTCGACGACCAGCAATGTGCAGTCCAGCCGCGCGACGTGTTCGCGTTTTTCGTGAACCGTCTGCTGGATACCGTGCGCAAGCAGCTCGGCGTGGCGGACCCCCGCGCCAACGACCAGATCCAGCTATCGGTCCCCGTTCCGCAGTACTTCACCCAGGACCAACACGTGGCCATATACAGGGCACTGGCAGCTTGGG GTTTCGGGCGTATCCGCCTGTACAAGCAGAGTGAGTGCCTGTTGCGCCGCTGGTGCGACTCGCACCTGCCGGACGTGTTCACCGAGTTCACGTCTTCCACCGGCCAGCCCAAGATGCACGTGGCCTTCCTGGACGTCGGCTTCTGCCACTGCACGTTCTTCGTGGccgaggtgaccaagggcGACGAGCTGGAATACCGCATCGTGGCGGAGGAGTCGAACGACGCCGTCGGCACGTACCAGATGGTGGAGCAGCTGGCCAACTTCGTGTGCGGCTCCATCAAGGATAAACACGGCGTCGACCTGCAGCCGCCGTCCAGACAGGCGTTCAACGTCTACAAGGCGTGCGCCAAGGCGCTGAAGGAGCTCAGCGTGGTGGCTGACGTGAAGATCGACTGCGAGCGCGTGCTGGCGGACGGCGACGACTTTTCAACGGTGCTTACGCGTGTTGATTTCGAGGATATGTGTGACCCCTTAAAG GGCACTTTGCAAGGCATGATGGACCGCGTGCTGGCGCATGTGGAACCTGGCAGCCTGCTGGCCATTGAGACCATCGGCGGTGGTTCTCGCGTCCCGTTCGTGCGTCTTTTGGCTACGGAAGCGGCCAAATCTCTGGGCGCAACGCAGGTGGTGAGGATGTCGTTGGACTCCACGTCCGCCACCGCGAGCGGCGCTGTGTGCCTGGCCAGGGCAGACGCGccgtcgctgctggaggttGCAGGCGCCGCTGTAGCCCTCGAGGAATCCGAGGCCAAAGCTGCCCTCGCGCGTGACGATGTGTTCAGCGTGGTGGAGTCCGAGGAGTTCCGCAAGCGGTCGGTGCTGAACGAGGTCGACCAGTACATCATCAAGACGAGGAACGACGCCCGCGGCGCCTTcagccagcagctgcaactGGACGAGGTGGAACCGTTCCTGAGCGCGCTGGACGACTTCGCGCTGAGCGCCGCCAGCGACAAGGGCGTGAGCGCGTCGGCGTGCGAATCGCAACTGAACGCGTGCCGCGACAAGGTGCGCGAGCGCTGCCCTGCGTACGTGCAGGCGCTGGAGGAGGCCGAGAAGGCCAAAGCCGCCGAGATCGAGCGTTCCGCCATGGCCCCGGACTTCTCCTCGGTGTCCGAGGTGAACATGGACGTGACGCTGCCGAAGGCCACCTGCCTGAAGCGCGCCGCCAAGAACAGGTTGGAGGGGAACGCGCTGTTCTCCGGCGGCAACATCGAGATGGCCGCGCAGCACTACGTGAAGGCGCTGCAGTACTGCTCGAAGGTGAGCGGCCCCGACGATGAGGAGCGGGCGGAGCTTGATTCGCTGAAGCTGGCGAGCAACCTCAACTTGGCCATG TGCTACATCAAGATGGGCACGGAAGCGAGCTACAGGAAGGCggtcagctgctgctcgcaGGCGCTGGAGTTAAG CCCCGACAACACGAAGGCCATCTACCGCCGCGCCTTCGCCTACGACAAGCTCAACGAGCTCGATAACGCCCTGGCCGACGCGCGCCTGGGCGTCTCCAAATTCCCCGACGCCGCCGATTTGAAGCAG TTGCTCGCCGTTTTGGAAAAGAAGGCcaagctgcaggaggaCCGCGTGAAGAAA CGCGACTACTCGTACCTGTTGAAGGCCGACCGTCTCGCGCGGAGGCTGAAGGCGGCGCTGTTCTTCGCCCACACGGCAGCTCGCTCGCAGAAGGCGCGTGCATCTGCTGAAGACGCTGGGCACGCTAGCGCTGGCGGCACGGCGGTTTTGCGGCGCTGGTTGCCCGAGCCCGCCGGCGACCTGGAGGCGGTCGTCAGGACGGCGTACTACTGCCAGACGCAGCTGGAGCAGCTTCACGGCGAGAAGGACCTCAACCGCAAAGCTGAGGCGCTGAAGGACACGCTGAAGCTGTTAGACAGCGTTTAA
- a CDS encoding riboflavin kinase / FAD synthetase domain containing protein, putative has product MPVNQNAANSDDPIFIIDADCCIVDTHTALINCLGAVSNIDGSRIYSPWKDAEQEEPRVGSNGGPERQEHLDANKGVIGNGAITPAEPVTAAKAPQEETVHSLPAGGAKQLASRKELAPKGVERGVCASCNNGPHQSDTCLVAPASEAAKGAKVISTEHQGRLRELIRRIRDDSGVPNEVVEDAVRTAGCLLEEARRVKNERFESIDSAFGDASVAVVLSDQQHLLHESLPYRNCVHVTPFQQFVEDIALSSYQSRGELGVLQNLEVVLDRLCSEAANLKASSGRVIFVSHLPGAVDRLLKLVDVKVGQRDVKIEVALRENVVSRCANWSRDVRCVLYPKESVAVQAVAAELSKARKEGVAVVPKAALSAPKATGAPAGVTSDKVDLRCEPDLASIRGLGAIYVKLNKPLYIQGTVVKGFGRGAAFLGIPTANLDCGNIPHLVPGVYFGTCWLFGNSEVGEDKPLAAILSVGFNPQFDDASYSVEPYIYHEFKFSLLGQRIKLAIEGFQRTEAKFESVEGLVAAIQTDLAEHKIVQRCQDGCH; this is encoded by the exons ATGCCAGTCAATCAAAACGCAGCCAACAGTGACGATCCCATTTTCATTATTGACGCCGACTGCTGCATTGTAGACACACACACCGCTCTCATCAACTGTCTCGGCGCCGTTTCTAACATCGACGGCAGCCGCATATATTCGCCGTGGAAGGACGCGGAACAGGAGGAACCACGGGTCGGTTCGAACGGCGGACCGGAGCGCCAGGAACACCTCGACGCAAATAAGGGTGTAATTGGAAACGGTGCGATCACGCCAGCTGAGCCGGTTACGGCCGCTAAAGCGCCTCAGGAGGAAACTGTGCATAGCCTGCCCGCGGGTGGAGCGAAGCAGCTCGCATCGCGCAAGGAGCTCGCTCCCAAAGGAGTAGAGCGCGGCGTTTGCGCTAGTTGCAACAACGGTCCACACCAGTCTGATACGTGCCTAGTGGCACCAGCATCTGAGGCTGCAAAAGGCGCCAAGGTGATTAGCACTGAACATCAAGGAAGGTTAAGAGAGCTCATTCGCCGGATCCGTGACGACAGCGGTGTCCCCAACGAGGTTGTGGAGGACGCCGTTAGGACGGCCGGCTGCCTGCTCGAAGAGGCCAGGAGGGTAAAAAACGAGCGGTTCGAATCTATAGATTCGGCATTCGGAGACGCTTCCGTCGCGGTGGTGCTCAGTGACCAGCAGCACTTGCTGCACGAGTCGCTACCATACCGAAACTGTGTCCACGTCACGCCGTTCCAGCAGTTCGTGGAGGACATAGCACTCTCCAGCTACCAATCAAGGGGGGAGCTGGGTGTTTTACAGAATTTGGAAGTTGTATTGGACAGGTTGTGCAGTGAAGCTGCCAACCTGAAGGCCTCGAGCGGGAGGGTCATATTCGTATCCCATCTCCCGGGGGCGGTTGATCGTCTACTCAAACTAGTTG ACGTGAAGGTTGGGCAGCGTGACGTAAAAATAGAGGTTGCCCTACGAGAAAACGTAGTGAGCCGTTGCGCAAATTGGTCTCGGGACGTGAGGTGCGTGTTGTACCCCAAAGAGAGCGTTGCGGTACAAGCTGTGGCCGCGGAACTCAGCAAAGCGCGAAAAGAGGGCGTTGCAGTTGTCCCCAAAGCCGCACTGTCAGCACCGAAAGCAACAGGGGCGCCGGCAGGGGTCACCAGCGACAAGGTCGACCTACGCTGCGAACCAGACCTGGCTAGCATAAGGGGTCTGGGAGCAATATACGTAAAACTAAACAAGCCTTTGTATATACAAGGCACGGTCGTTAAAGGGTTCGGCAGAGGCGCTGCATTCCTCGGCATACCCACGGCTAATCTGGACTGCGGTAACATACCACATCTCGTTCCGGGCGTGTATTTCGGAACTTGTTGGCTATTTGGGAATTCGGAGGTTGGGGAAGACAAACCGCTGGCTGCGATACTCTCCGTCGGGTTCAACCCCCAGTTCGACGACGCCAGTTACTCCGTGGAGCCGTACATATACCACGAGTTCAAGTTCTCGCTTCTAGGACAGCGCATCAAACTCGCCATCGAGGGGTTCCAACGGACAGAAGCAAAATTCGAGTCAGTGGAGGGGCTAGTGGCGGCGATACAGACGGACCTCGCAGAGCATAAGATCGTGCAACGCTGCCAAGATGGGTGTCATTGA
- a CDS encoding GTP binding protein, putative: MGVIEKIREIEAEMARTQKNKATEYHLGQLKAKLAKYRTQLVEARAMGGGKGETFEVSKYGDARVCLIGFPSVGKSTLSNALTNMNSATAEYEFTTLTCVPGILVYKAAKIQLLDLPGILDGASEGRGRGRQVIAIANSCDLVLMILDATKDDSQKRKLERELENAGIRINRKPPNISFRQKKTGGLNINHLVPVTHLSERVVHSVLHEYKIFHADIIIREDATVDDLIDVVRGNVKYCKCIYVYNKVDMLSLPEIEEIAMRPNSVVVSSGKEWNLELLKERMWDELELMRIYTKNKGELPNFDEPIIMTPQRGDGRVSSAVEMIHKKMLDEFKFALVWGTSVKHNPQHVGLRHKLNDEDVIQVFKKR, translated from the coding sequence ATGGGTGTCATTGAGAAGATCCGAGAGATTGAGGCCGAAATGGCCAGGACTCAGAAAAACAAGGCAACTGAGTACCATCTCGGACAGCTCAAGGCAAAGCTCGCCAAGTACAGGacgcagctggtcgaggcGCGTGCCATGGGCGGCGGCAAGGGAGAAACCTTCGAAGTGTCCAAGTACGGAGACGCCAGAGTATGTCTGATCGGGTTCCCTTCCGTGGGGAAGTCGACGCTGTCAAACGCGCTGACTAACATGAACTCGGCAACCGCCGAGTACGAGTTCACCACGCTGACATGCGTGCCCGGCATCCTGGTCTACAAAGCGGCCAAGATACAGCTCCTCGATCTGCCAGGTATCCTGGACGGGGCCTCCGAGGGCAGAGGCCGTGGAAGGCAGGTCATCGCCATAGCCAACAGCTGCGATCTCGTACTCATGATACTGGACGCCACCAAGGACGACTCGCAGAAACGCAAGTTGGAGCGGGAGCTTGAAAACGCCGGCATCCGCATCAACAGGAAGCCGCCAAACATATCGTTCAGGCAGAAGAAGACTGGCGGGCTGAACATCAACCACCTAGTGCCAGTCACCCACCTCAGCGAGCGCGTCGTGCACTCCGTGCTGCACGAGTACAAGATATTCCACGCCGACATCATCATCCGCGAGGACGCCACCGTGGACGACCTGATCGACGTCGTGCGCGGCAATGTCAAGTACTGCAAGTGCATATACGTCTACAACAAGGTCGACATGCTGTCGCTGCCGGAAATCGAGGAGATAGCCATGCGGCCGAACTCCGTGGTCGTCAGCAGCGGCAAGGAGTGGAACCtcgagctgctgaaggagcGGATGTGGGACGAACTCGAACTGATGCGCATATACACCAAGAACAAGGGCGAACTACCCAACTTCGACGAACCCATCATCATGACGCCCCAGCGTGGCGACGGCCGGGTCTCATCGGCCGTCGAGATGATCCACAAGAAGATGCTCGACGAGTTTAAGTTCGCGCTCGTTTGGGGCACCAGCGTCAAGCACAACCCGCAGCACGTCGGCCTGCGCCACAAGCTGAACGACGAGGACGTCATCCAGGTCTTCAAGAAGCGGTGA